The genomic window GAGCTGCATGTCTGGGTCTGCGTTCGCGTGTTTCCGAGGAATGGGTGTCCGTGTGTGCACGGGAATGGGTGGTTTTTGTGTTTCAGTAGGTGACTTGGAGGCCGTGGTGTCAGGCGGTGTATACATGAGTGAATGTCCGTCTGTGGGTGTTGGGGGAGTTTAAGTGGGGACGGGGATGTGCCAAGCAGTCCTGTACGAATTGTATCGTGTGGGGGTCTGTGTGTGAACAGAGGCGGGGAGCAAATCTGTTGTGCAGTGGGGGCGGAAGCgtacagtgttttgttttgttttgttgtggaGGAGAGCTTtcgaagtgtgtgtgtgtgtgtgtgtgtgtgtgtgtgtgtgtgtgtgtgtgtgttggggggggcgGGATGTGGGATGCTCGTGccggaatgtgtgtgtgtgtgatggggtgTTGTGTGTCTGCGTGAATATGGGGGAAGAAGGGTGTCTGTGTATACCGGAGGCGCCGGTGCACTCTGCGTGTGGATGCGCCTCCAACGCAGCAGGCTTCCGCCAGCATCCCTGGCACTCCCCAGCTTCCCATATCCATCCCCTCAAGAAGCGCTGCTTCATCTCTTCCGGCGGTCTCAGCCTCTCCAGATTGATCAGATCCGACCAGCGGAGGCGGAGAGGGAGAATGTTGGGCCTTGGACCCAGACGCTTGGCTAATGGCTCTGAGATctaaagaggagggaagaggcgGTGTGGGTTCCCCGCCACCCAGCTGCGGTTCCCAGCAGGCCCTAAGCGCTGCTCACCAGCAGGTGGCATCTGGAATCTTAGAACAGCGCATGCCTCTCCTCCAAACTCCCTCCTACCATCTCAGTATGATGCCTTCCATGATCCCTCCAATCCAGCTTTTGGGGGGGCCTCCACATAGAAAAATAGGTCATTTGCGTGATGcctgaggggagaggaggggctcAGAGTCTCCATCCCCTAAAACCTTGCTCTGACCAGAACACAGTGGAAATTGAAGTACATAGCTAGGAACCCCGAATCATAAAAGCTAACCCTGGGAAGACAAGATTCATGGCCACTTGAGGTAGCAGGGCTTGGCAGAGAACctcaaaaaagagagaggagacaaaGCCAGGAATAGGGAGTCCTGGGCCACAGGGAAAAAGAACTCTATTGCTGGGACCGGGGTAAGGGGCAGAGGTAGAGAGGTGAAAGAAACTCTTAGTCTATGAATAGAAAGGGAGTCACCCAGAGTAGAGTCTTAGGGCTCCAGAGGAATCGCATGTCTATCCAGGGCCCAAAGAACATGGACTGAGAGAGACCAGGAACAGCTTATCGGGCCAGAACCAGAGTCCCAAACAAGGACCAGGGACTAGGACCAGGACCAACATCAGATCCCAGAGTTGTATCCTGGGACCCAGGTCAGGAGCCAAGAACCCGGACTTGACTAGAGTGGGGTTGCAGATGTTCTGGAAGGGGCAGAGGCCAGCACAGGGATGAATACAGACAATTGGCTTTATTCATGGACACACTGGGAGTCCCAGGATGGGGGGCAGCCCCATGACACACACAGAAAGGGAAGGATGTCTCCATGCCACAGTCACAACACACACCGCCCGAGCCGGGTCAGGTTGGGGGTGACTCCAGTGAAATTTTCAAAGGGAGGGCAGGGGACAGAGGAACTGGAGGTAGGGGATGGAAATACATGGCCTGGCTCCTGCTTTGGGTTAAAAACACAAGTTCTTAGGTCCCGCAGGGGGTCTAGGCTACCCTGGGGAGCCCCAGGGGCCCAGTTGTAGGGAGGAAGTATAGGGGACCCAGGCTCACCCAGGGAGCCCCCAGTCAGGCAGGAAGTATCTCAGTCTTAGCCTAGGCCAGGATTGATTTTGCCTAACTTTGTTTAAAAACATATGGGCCATGCTGTATCCCATCCTGGGAGAGGGGGTGGCTGGGGGAGGAGAACTGGGGGGCTCCCAGAATCTCTACCCTGCCCGCTGCccccaggagggagggagggacagacaCCAAACACAGACttctgggaaggggagaggatcTTGGGTCAGGAAGATCTTATGTTGAGGGGCATGGAAGTAGGGGTTAGCCCTGGCTCTGGGGGTTAGGGGGCCGGTTATTGTGCTGCTGGTGGGAGGGCCGGAGCCCGGCCCATTATGCTTCTGGTTCGTATTCCTGGTACTCCTCCTGTGGGGGaagttggggtggggaaagaCATGAAAAAGAACCAAAATACATTTTAGAGCCAGAGCCATAGCATTGGAAGATGCCCATCCTCTGCCCCCCCGTTCAGGACTTCTCTCCCCCAGgaaatctctctcccctctccatagGGGAGTCAAGAAAGCAGAGTTTTAGTCTCAGCACTGTCACTTTCCTTGATCTTGGCCAAGCCGTCCTAGGCCTTTAATAATCTCTTCTGTAAAAGAAGGTGCTCAGACTATTTCAGGGGGTCTTaactttctttgtctttggcagtctggtgaagcccagaaaccccttctcagaataatatttttaaatgcatagaataaaatatacaggattacaaaggaaaataagtgTACTAATAAACAAttaccaatttttttaaaagttcatgaacCCTAGGTTAGGAACCCCTGGGctagatgacatctaaagtcCCTTTACACTCTAGCATTCTGTTTTCCGTATTCTTCAGTCCCTTCCAGGCCTGACTTTCTGTGAATCTATAATCCCTCCCCATAAGCAGAACCCTGAGGCACAAGTTGGGGTCAGCAGGATCCCACATTCCCCATGTCCTTTTCTGAAAGAGGAAAAAGCCCTGGAGGCCTCAGCTCTGCCAGGAACTCCATTCTCTTCTTTAGCCTGGGCTACCAAGGATAGGGCAAGAGAGGAAGGTCTGAGTCTGAGAGGCCTGGCCGTGAGAATTAAAGGCTTAGTATTCTTCTGGATTGATTTTAGTGCCTACTTCCAGGGCTGAACTTACCTGGGGGGGTTCTTCATAACTCTCTCCTTCGGTATCCAGCAGTGGCTCAGCCATTGGCTCTTCCCCAACCTCCTGGCCCACCTCTTCTGGCtagaagaagaaacaggagagCACTGAGGGAGGATACTCAGTCTTCAGTATCCTCTCAACACAGAAAGACTGACCCAAGAAAGAGGGTAGGAAATGTAAGAAAAACAAGGACCAAACTGGGTATTTCTCTTACTTCTTCCTTTATGCAACTCTACCTCTCCTAACCCAAATCcacaaggggaagaaaagggatggGTGTGGGGTTGGGAGCATCTCCTCCTAGAGATTGTCCCTTCATCGGTCCTGCCATGAGCCCCCTTCTTTGCAttgctcccctcccacccccctgtGGCCTGGTTCCTTCAGCTGCTGCTATTCTGGGATAAGCTGGGAGGCAGCCGCTGAATGGTGAGATCCAagactctcccccctcccccttcccagctGCCACCCAGACCCAGGCAAATACCAACAGACAAAAGTGGGTCTGCTGACCATTGCTTCCCCACAGGGCACATATGTGACTTGAGTGCACAAAGACAAGTCCACAGATATCATGGGGGTACATATTGAAACCTGAACAGACAAGGCTAATACCTATGGCACACAGTCACATGTATACAGCAAGCACACTGGAGGGCTTTAATATTCCCATGCTTCATATACCTTGGTGACAAATTTTATGGACATAGGGCAATTGTAGGCACGTGTGGCTTGCTCATGCTTTTAAGGTACCTATACACACCCAAGGGGACACCTGTGGAATGCACAGAGGGGTACCCAAGGCCCAAGCACACATATAGCACATGCACTAGACTGGTgcataatattttctccaattacatgtgatCTGTACCCTTTTGGCTGACAGCATAAAAGACTTGGGGTTTTAGACCTTAACTCCACTCACCTAAGGTCACATCTATGCAAATACAGATGCACAAACACAAGCCATGCTGATATGGAGATGAATGCTTGCATACATACTGCCATGCAAACTCTGAGGCCACTAAATGTGGCCAGGGTGTGTTTGAAGTGGGGTGGGGCCGGGTTCTCCCCAATCCCTCGCAGATCCTCGTCCCACCTGCAGGAGGCGCTCACCTTCAGGTCGGTGGGGAACTCTTCTTTCTTCACCAGGCCCGTGGCAGCTGCGATGTTCCCAGCCCCAGAGAACACCGCGCCTCCTAGCTGGGACGCTTGCTCCTTGGTCTTCTCGGCCACTGAAAAGTGGCCGCAATAGGATCAGCGCATCGCCCCCCTGTGGTCAGGGCCGGGAGCGCAGACCCCTCCCCGCTCCCACCCAGGCTCTCTTCCGCAGGACTGAGCCTTCAGTGACCTTCCCTTCTCCCAGGATATCATGCTATCCTGGGGCACCCCCAGGCTTCCTTGGGCACCACCCGGAGCAAgtgcaggggaagggagagggggctGGTACCTGATGTGACGCCTTGTACCACCCCCTCCCGGGTCTTGTTTCCTGGTGAAAGAGAAAAGTCTTGGGTCACAGAGTGCCCCCTAGCACAATGAGATAAAAAGAGCATACTGGCCCTAGGACCAGGAAACCCCTGTTCAAGTGCAGCCCCTTAGATTCATTGCTTTTCTCTGGCCTCATTTTGTCCCTTCGTATAAAAAGGGCTTCAATTATTTGGTTTCTAAGGTCCTTATCTCTTCTTATGATTAGGGAAGGGCAACAGAAAATTCAAAAAAGTAACTAACCCTGTCCCCTACCCACCAGATCAATCTGGCCCTCAAATCTGCCCAactcagggagaggagaggggaggggaggggagggaaggggaggagaagagagaggaagagaggagaggagaggggaggggaggagaggaaaagaaaggagaggggaggagaggagacagagaaagagacaagtcTGGGGTTCTTGAGTTAGACCTGGGAGAGCTTCCTCAAGACCAGGCACAGGCTGCCACAGCCCTTGATAAGGCTAATCTGGTCCTTGTTCTCCCTGCTGCTGTCCCCTGTGGCCCTGAGACAGAAAAGGTCTCTCTAGCTACTAACAACTCCCATGAACCCTCATTTCACTCACTGATTCTGTCCTATGACAAAATTTCCCCTCCCACAATTCAATAGGCCCTGAGGCTCTGGGCATCATTAGTTAGCATATTAAGTATTTTGGAGTTTTAAGGGGGTTTTTGTTAGTAAGAAAACATATATCATAGCTCTTGAAAAAGAGATCTTGTCAAAGTAACATCATGGTCCAGGCTGTAGGGGAGAGGCGGCTTTACCTCAAGAGAGGTGGGCAGAAAGTTACTTCAGGGAGAGTTAGAAAGAGATAAAAGGGCAGACgaacaaaacaaagacaagagtAATGTAAACTGTAGAAAAGCCAGAAAACCAGCCTCTGAAGAGAGCCTGAGAAAAAGATACATAATGAATACACAAGAAATATGTGAATTGTTCCCCAGTGTGACAGAGAATTATGAAAGGCAGCAGTTTTCACTAGACAACAAAGGGGGGAGTTGGGTACCAAGCAGAAAAAGATTCTGTATCTTCGGAGACAAAAAGTGAGGCTTTAGGTTTTAGCTTAAGGGCTGgaagaggaatgatagaaggaaccATTTCTCACCCAGGcatgaatcaacaagcatttataaagtgtctgttatgtgccaggcactgtgctacactCTGAGAGCAGCGCTTTAGATTCACTGAATTAGACTtataagggaccttaaagatgatCTAaaccaaatccttcattttacaaatgatgaagtgaggcacagagaaggaaatgacttgctcaaggtcacacagctacaaaatGAATGAGTTAAGCTTTAAACCCAGCCCCTCTAAAGCTCAAACTTTCCAGACCCCCATTCTCTTGGCTGATAGACACTCTTTTCATTGCCTACACCGCTTCCTTCCCATTAAGGATTCCTCTTAGTTTCTCTGAAGTCTAAAAATCCAAGTGGCTTTATTCAGAGTCTTAGATCTGGTACCAGTATCACGCTGACTAAGGAGCATGACGATGAGATGAAATGGGAAGATTCCTCAGCAACCAGAAGGCAGCATGAAGGGTTAGATGGAGAAGAGACCAGGAGATGGAAGAGacaaaaatacatagaattacctACTGAATCCCTACTGGACCCCTGGTTACCACCACTAACTCATCATCATAACAATGATGAGGCACATTTCTAAAAGGTTTACACAATACTTCCCTACAACACCTCTGTGAAGTAGTTAACACAcatattattatctcttttaaaaataaggaaaatgaagctcagagaCAATTCCTGAAAATCCTAGAATGTAATTTAAAGGCACACAGCTAAGTTCTTCTGTCTCCATGCCCAGAGCTCATTCCACGATTCCACACCACCTTTGACTGCTTCTTATGCTCTCCCTACTCCAACACCTAATCCCTGATCCCTCCCATAGTGATTCCTTCTGTTGACTCATTGTTCTGATCCCTAACATTAACCCATTCACTCTTGTTCACTCCCTCTTGACCCTTCCCACTGACTCATCCTCCCCCCCATTACTTTCATACTCCAATCCCTGCTGCTCTATTGAGATGGGTCTCCTTGGTAAAGCCTGGCTAGTCTGCCTAGGTCAGACAGAGTCTGCCTGGGTGCAAGGGGGTAGCTCTCACCAACATAGAGGACACCCTCCTTGGTCTTTTCTGCAGCTTCTGTGACCCCCTGTTTGGTCTTCTCCGCAGCAGCTACCACGCCCTCCTTGGCCATGGACAGGCCCTTCATGAACATGTCCATCTTGCTGGAATCTGTGGGGGCAGGACAAAGATGACCTGTTACCCCAGAGTGAGGTATCCTGGGGGGGGGAAATAccaaaagtgggggagaagaagccattccctttcccctttgcctCTCTTCACAATGCCTCCCCTCTGAGACCCCTATCTTCTTCAATCCAGTTCCCTAGGGAGGCCCCTATCCCTTCCCATTAACAGTGGGTCAAAGTCTCAGTGTCCTTGAAGCCCAGGAAATTGGGAAGGGCTGAGGACTTCTTTATGGGGGCTATGGCAGAGTCAGAACCACCGCACCAACTGGGGGGCCACACACGTTGACCCATAGACGTGCACTGACGCATGCTCAGTCACATAGGGACACACGAAGTCACACGCGCAGGCACACACGCATCCATGCCATGAAGTGGGGGTTAGAAaatcagagaggagaaatgaggttgGGGGCTGCTGGCTTTACTTCTACCGAAATGCCTTTCAAGCTTCCCCTATTTCCCACTTCTCCTCAAAGCCCCTGTACCCTATGTTCCCTCCCTCAGAGAACTCATTCCCGCCCCCAGATCTAGGGCCCGGTGCCCCTTCTTCCACCTCCAGACCCCAGGCCCTGTCTTCTCCAATACCTTTCCCTCACCCCCAATTCCCTTGCACCCCGTGATACCTTGTCCGCATCCCGACCTGCAGCCTGGAGCCTCTGTCCCTTCTTCCCCCAGCCTCAGGGTGACCTATGCTTCTCCCCCCACCAGTAGCCCCAGAACTCTGTCCTCCTCTACCCCCAAATCCCTTCTTTTCACAACAGATCCCCCCCTCCCTCAGCTCCGTCGCCCagtgctctctctcctcccatgCCCCAGGGCACCTTTTCTCCCCCAACCCTCTCCAGCTCCCCAGCAGCCCTGGcatccccctccacccccccactcCTCCCGCAGCTTTTTTTCTAGCCTTTCTCCGGACTCAGGGCTGCCTCACCTGGGCCTGGCCGCCCCGGCTGGGGGCTgaataggtggatggatggatggatggatggatggagagagggagggaggaatgcgGCGGTGGTTGGTGGATGGAGGGGCCGCGATGTCTCTGCGCGAAGGGCCGGAGCCGGGGAGGGGGTGCAGGGGGCGCTCAGATCTCTCTGGACTCGCAGGAGGGCTGAGCCATGGAGCGCAGAGCGGCCCGATTCGGCGGTGACAGCCTGTCGCCGGCCTTCCGTGCGCTCTCCCTGGTTCTGTTTGTCTCCCGATCCTTCCTCCCCAGTGTCTGCTCCCAGGTCCCAGCTCCTCTCTCGGCCGCTGCGGCAGCTATGAGCTCTCGGCTCCCCCCTGGCGGCCCGAGCAAGCCCTGCTtcggagaggggaggggaaggggtggagagaggggcGGGGCTCAGCGCGGCTCCTTCTTCGCGACAGCTAGCCCAGAGCTGGGCTGGGTCGGAGGCCCTGTGCTCCTCCTTCAGAGGCAACATACGAGTGTCTCTATGGATtaatagagctggaagggaggttagaggaaaaaataagatcgTAGACCTGGAAACTGGTAGGGGTCTTAGAGAACAACCAGTCTAGCTTCTTTATTCTTCagaaggaggaaagtgaggcccagaaaggttaaaggatttgcccaaggtcatacggGCAGCAAAGCTATAGAATTAGCATTCAAAGCCATACCTTACCACTTAAAAGTAAAGCTTTTCCCCACTGATTTCATATGAGAGATCATAGGACTTACTCCTGGGAGGGATCATGTATTTGAATTCCCTTATTATATAAATGAAGTGACTGAGTGGGTAAAAAACCTTGCCTAAGGTCCCACAGTAGAGTCAGGACTTGAGTTGAGATCCTCAGAGACCAAACAGGGTACATATTCTACCACTAAGAGtgtagaccaggggtggggagcctgggatctcgaagccacatgtgactctctaggtcctcgagtgtgGCAATTTGACTGACCTGCACTTGAAGAACTACAGGGCCACGCGTTGCCTCAAGGTTGCAGATGGTTGCTCTGATCCTGGACATGGGATAACCTCTTTGTCCTGGTTTCCTGCCTAGTGCTGGGTATGATCtcatggatttggaattagagacatcatcctctcctcttcctctctgcttcAGGCACCATGATATAGTAGGGAAAACACTGTACTCAGGGTGAGAAGACATGGGTTTTGGCCCACCTTCCAACATAtcttctggctgtcccccatgcctggaattctcttctccTCATTTTTGCCTTCTGACTTGCTTCAGGtcccagctgaaatcccaccttctgcaagaaatctttccATGTCAATATCAGTTACTTTCCtctattaattatctccaatttattttgtatgtgtgtgtatgtatgtatgtgtatatatcttgtttgtgtgGTTGTTTGTATGTTTGTACATCTTCCCAATTAGACTAAGAGCTTCTTGAGGGGAAGGAttaacttttgtctttctttgtatccccagtatttagcacaatgcctggcacataagaagtacttaataaatgcttattgaaccactactagatctgtatcccaaagagatcacaaaaaaggacccacatgtacaaaatgtttatagcagctcttttcgggggtggtcaagaactggaaactgagggatgtccatcaattggggaatgactgaacaagttgtggtatgtgaatgtaatgaaatactattgtgctctaagaaataatgagcaggcatatttcagaaaaacctggaaagacttacatgaactggtgctgagtgaaatgaacagaatcaggagaacattgtacaaagtaacagcagcaCTGTGTGATGATAATCTGTGATAGACTGAGttcctctcagcaatacaatgatccaagactattccaaaagactcgtgatgaaaaatgctatccacattcgaagaaaaaactgatgaagtctgaatatagatcaaagcatactattttcactttttgttttgctGGTTCTCCCTcttgttctgtttcttcctcacaatatgactaatgtggaaatgtgttttacatgatttcacatgtataacctgtatcagattgcttaccatcttggggaggagaaaagggagagaaaaatttggaactcaacatctcAGTACCCCAGGGAACTCTTTATGGCTGTCAGTTGTAGAACAGTTGCTAAACTGCTTTTAGAGGGGGAGTTTCCTCACAGGGACTCTCCCCATCAAGACATATTATCCATACCACAAACCTGTTATAAGgagagcactttgtaaaccaaTATTGTTCTAATAgtctagaaagaagagagaggctCAGTCTTCACACCCTTTTTCTACTGTCCTCTTAGACTACTGAACTGGTGGACAAGGTCAGGATCTAAGATCCAGAATGGGTCAAAGTCAGGTTAAGGCAGGGGACAGGGACAGAATTAATAAGGGAAAATGAATCACTTCATTGGTTTCTATATTGTTAGAATTATACTGATTCCTATACTCATAGAATCTTGGGTTGTAAGGGtgcttagaaatcacctagtctaaccctctcactTTAAGGATGAAGAGAccaaaactgaagaaggaaaagtggTTTGCCTAAAGGTATACAATTGATAGAGATAGAGCCTGGTCTAGAATCCAGTGTTTTAATGAACCAGTCTGAGGTGTTTTCTCATATCATTCTACCTCTTCTAGTAAAAAACAAGCCTTAACCTTCCTGACCACTATGATCAGTGTCAGGGATAAAGTTCAGGATTGAGATGGGATTATATTTAAGGGTTAAGGTTAGGAATAGGAATAAGGTCAaggtttgtttctttctcatgacAGACCTTTCAGACAATta from Notamacropus eugenii isolate mMacEug1 chromosome 1, mMacEug1.pri_v2, whole genome shotgun sequence includes these protein-coding regions:
- the SNCB gene encoding beta-synuclein yields the protein MDMFMKGLSMAKEGVVAAAEKTKQGVTEAAEKTKEGVLYVGNKTREGVVQGVTSVAEKTKEQASQLGGAVFSGAGNIAAATGLVKKEEFPTDLKPEEVGQEVGEEPMAEPLLDTEGESYEEPPQEEYQEYEPEA